Proteins from a single region of Carassius carassius chromosome 37, fCarCar2.1, whole genome shotgun sequence:
- the slmapb gene encoding sarcolemma associated protein b isoform X1, with amino-acid sequence MEEQKLKDPINKVSLIKDELNRSTVEASESEKVIQQLNQELQEANEQANSGKRKCIELQGLLEEEKRGNKQQAEESAKQIKVLQTQLQKLQEDMENLRDQKDSAIFGLRQEAHTAQEEVQVLRRTMEKTAAEREHEVSALKGNLATLTSELEKWQLAANKYERELDSVQASHQQQNQQRDRAAKQQASELERVQKDCESLRRECASLRSEREQLADKQQKEKICLQSESSTLRSEKEQLLKKQQQLEKELDSSKKQNTSLSNTVKTLEKTQADLEKRLSVLQEEHQRATSQLEQSNSRIKELQKEYEEIQAELSGLREKYEYAEEEKRSFNLELQQSQERLRLLQDKENHLSLLQPILAVAIGLVLALLYWCLGPLW; translated from the exons ATGAGCTGAACAGGAGCACTGTGGAGGCCAGTGAGTCCGAGAAGGTCATTCAGCAGCTGAACCAGGAGCTGCAGGAAGCCAATGAACAGGCCAACTCGGGCAAACGCAAGTGTATTGAACTCCAAG GTCTATTGGAGGAGGAGAAAAGAGGCAATAAGCAGCAGGCAGAGGAGTCAGCAAAACAGATAAAGGTCCTACAGA CTCAGCTCCAGAAGCTGCAGGAAGATATGGAGAATCTCAGGGATCAGAAGGACAGCGCAATCTTCGGCTTGCGTCAGGAAGCGCACACAGCTCAAGAGGAAGTGCAGGTGTTGCGCCGCACTATGGAGAAAACTGCAGCCGAGCGAGAGCATGAGGTCAGCGCACTGAAAGGGAACCTAGCGACGCTAACTTCCGAGCTGGAGAAATGGCAGTTGGCTGCAAACAAGTATGAGCGTGAGCTTGACAGTGTACAGGCCAGTCACCAGCAGCAGAACCAGCAGAGAGACAGAGCTGCCAAGCAGCAAG cgAGCGAGCTGGAGCGAGTGCAGAAGGACTGTGAGAGCCTGAGGAGGGAGTGTGCATCTCTGAGGTCAGAGAGAGAGCAGCTGGCTGATAAACAGCAGAAAGAGAAGATCTGCCTGCAGAGTGAGAGCAGCACCCTACGCTCAGAGAAAGAACAGCTACTGAAGAAACAGCAGCAGCTGGAGAAAGAGCTGGACAG CTCCAAGAAACAGAACACAAGCCTGAGCAACACGGTCAAGACTCTGGAGAAGACGCAGGCAGACCTGGAGAAACGGCTGAGTGTCCTGCAGGAGGAACACCAGAGAGCCACCAGCCAGCTGGAGCAAAGCAATAGCAGGATCAAAGAACTGCAGAAAGAG TATGAGGAGATCCAGGCAGAGCTGTCAGGCCTCAGGGAGAAGTATGAGTATGCAGAGGAGGAGAAACGCTCTTTCAATCTGGAGCTGCAGCAGAGCCAAGAGCGCCTGAGGCTTCTGCAGGACAAAGAAAACCAT CTGTCTTTATTGCAGCCCATCCTAGCCGTAGCCATCGGCCTTGTCCTGGCTTTGCTGTATTGGTGCTTGGGCCCATTGTGGTAG
- the slmapb gene encoding sarcolemma associated protein b isoform X2 has product MEEQKLKDPINKVSLIKDELNRSTVEASESEKVIQQLNQELQEANEQANSGKRKCIELQGLLEEEKRGNKQQAEESAKQIKVLQTQLQKLQEDMENLRDQKDSAIFGLRQEAHTAQEEVQVLRRTMEKTAAEREHEVSALKGNLATLTSELEKWQLAANKYERELDSVQASHQQQNQQRDRAAKQQASELERVQKDCESLRRECASLRSEREQLADKQQKEKICLQSESSTLRSEKEQLLKKQQQLEKELDSSKKQNTSLSNTVKTLEKTQADLEKRLSVLQEEHQRATSQLEQSNSRIKELQKEYEEIQAELSGLREKYEYAEEEKRSFNLELQQSQERLRLLQDKENHGKWIRWMPVAAVTVAVTGYLLSKTSK; this is encoded by the exons ATGAGCTGAACAGGAGCACTGTGGAGGCCAGTGAGTCCGAGAAGGTCATTCAGCAGCTGAACCAGGAGCTGCAGGAAGCCAATGAACAGGCCAACTCGGGCAAACGCAAGTGTATTGAACTCCAAG GTCTATTGGAGGAGGAGAAAAGAGGCAATAAGCAGCAGGCAGAGGAGTCAGCAAAACAGATAAAGGTCCTACAGA CTCAGCTCCAGAAGCTGCAGGAAGATATGGAGAATCTCAGGGATCAGAAGGACAGCGCAATCTTCGGCTTGCGTCAGGAAGCGCACACAGCTCAAGAGGAAGTGCAGGTGTTGCGCCGCACTATGGAGAAAACTGCAGCCGAGCGAGAGCATGAGGTCAGCGCACTGAAAGGGAACCTAGCGACGCTAACTTCCGAGCTGGAGAAATGGCAGTTGGCTGCAAACAAGTATGAGCGTGAGCTTGACAGTGTACAGGCCAGTCACCAGCAGCAGAACCAGCAGAGAGACAGAGCTGCCAAGCAGCAAG cgAGCGAGCTGGAGCGAGTGCAGAAGGACTGTGAGAGCCTGAGGAGGGAGTGTGCATCTCTGAGGTCAGAGAGAGAGCAGCTGGCTGATAAACAGCAGAAAGAGAAGATCTGCCTGCAGAGTGAGAGCAGCACCCTACGCTCAGAGAAAGAACAGCTACTGAAGAAACAGCAGCAGCTGGAGAAAGAGCTGGACAG CTCCAAGAAACAGAACACAAGCCTGAGCAACACGGTCAAGACTCTGGAGAAGACGCAGGCAGACCTGGAGAAACGGCTGAGTGTCCTGCAGGAGGAACACCAGAGAGCCACCAGCCAGCTGGAGCAAAGCAATAGCAGGATCAAAGAACTGCAGAAAGAG TATGAGGAGATCCAGGCAGAGCTGTCAGGCCTCAGGGAGAAGTATGAGTATGCAGAGGAGGAGAAACGCTCTTTCAATCTGGAGCTGCAGCAGAGCCAAGAGCGCCTGAGGCTTCTGCAGGACAAAGAAAACCAT GGAAAATGGATCCGGTGGATGCCCGTCGCTGCTGTGACCGTTGCCGTGACGGGGTATTTGCTTTCAAAGACCTCAAAATGA